The following coding sequences lie in one Hippopotamus amphibius kiboko isolate mHipAmp2 chromosome 7, mHipAmp2.hap2, whole genome shotgun sequence genomic window:
- the LIN7A gene encoding protein lin-7 homolog A isoform X2 produces MHETITVNGCPEFRARATAKATVAAFAASEGHSHPRVVELPKTDEGLGFNVMGGKEQNSPIYISRIIPGGVAERHGGLKRGDQLLSVNGVSVEGEHHEKAVELLKAAKDSVKLVVRYTPKVLEEMEARFEKLRTARRRQQQQLLIQQQQQQQQQQTQQNHMS; encoded by the exons ATGCATGAAACGATAACTGTTAATGGCTGTCCCGAATTCCGTGCCAGGGCCACAGCAAAG GCAACAGTTGCAGCTTTTGCAGCTAGTGAAGGCCACTCCCACCCTCGGGTAGTCGAGCTGCCAAAGACGGATGAAGGCCTCGGTTTTAACGTGATGGGAGGAAAGGAGCAAAATTCCCCCATTTATATCTCTCGCATCATTCCTGGAGGGGTGGCTGAAAGACATGGAGGCCTCAAGAGAGGAGACCAGCTGCTATCAGTGAATGGAGTG AGTGTGGAAGGAGAACACCATGAGAAAGCCGTGGAACTTCTCAAGGCTGCTAAGGACAGCGTCAAGCTGGTGGTCAGATACACCCCGAAAGtcctggaagaaatggaggctCGCTTTGAAAAGCTACGGACAGCCCGGCGTCGGCAGCAGCAACAATTGCTAATtcaacagcagcaacagcagcagcagcaacaaacaCAGCAAAACCACATGTCATAG